A genomic stretch from Desulfoplanes formicivorans includes:
- a CDS encoding sigma-54-dependent transcriptional regulator: protein MSRILVIDDDIQVCETMHSLISRMQLTCENAQTLTQGLERLEAAAFDVVFLDVHLPDGDGLDALPTIKEAPSKPEVIILTGKGDPDGAELAIKGGVWDYLVKPSPIKNIMLTLNRVLAYRKEKKRQKPPMALNLEHVIGKSPVMRACFDLVAQAAQCDSNVLITGETGTGKELFARTIHANSLRANGPFIPVDCAALTETILESILFGHVKGAFTGADRDRTGLVKQADTGTLFLDEIGELPVSLQKTFLRFLQERTFRPVGDHRETQSDFRLIAATNRDLETMVLKDSFREDLYFRLKTILLPLPPLRQRKQDIKPLALYFIDQICNIQGKPTKGIDGDVFAILEQYHWRGNVRELANTLERAVVAAGEGKTIFAMHLPPDIRIKVVKNQLQGRSLPAPPSPPGTDPLPHPGISDPCPHIPALREFRSDMEKRYLQNLMQETRNDLKKMLKLSGLSRSHFYALIKKHGIDV, encoded by the coding sequence ATGAGCAGAATTCTGGTCATTGATGACGACATCCAGGTTTGCGAGACCATGCATAGCCTGATCTCCCGCATGCAGCTCACCTGCGAGAACGCCCAAACCCTGACCCAGGGCCTTGAACGTCTTGAAGCCGCGGCCTTTGACGTGGTCTTCCTGGATGTCCACCTCCCTGACGGAGACGGTCTGGACGCCTTGCCGACCATCAAGGAAGCCCCGTCAAAACCCGAGGTGATCATCCTTACGGGCAAAGGAGACCCTGATGGGGCCGAACTGGCCATCAAGGGAGGGGTCTGGGACTATCTGGTCAAGCCATCTCCCATCAAGAATATCATGCTCACCCTCAACCGGGTCCTGGCCTACAGAAAAGAAAAAAAGCGCCAAAAGCCCCCCATGGCCTTGAACCTGGAACATGTCATCGGCAAGAGCCCGGTCATGCGGGCATGTTTTGATCTGGTAGCCCAGGCGGCCCAATGTGATTCCAATGTACTCATCACCGGAGAAACCGGCACGGGCAAGGAGCTTTTTGCCCGAACCATTCATGCCAACAGCCTGCGAGCCAATGGACCGTTTATACCTGTTGATTGTGCCGCTTTGACCGAAACCATTCTGGAGAGCATTCTTTTTGGCCATGTCAAAGGGGCCTTTACCGGAGCCGACAGGGACCGGACCGGCCTGGTCAAGCAGGCGGATACGGGAACCCTTTTTTTGGACGAGATCGGAGAGCTCCCGGTATCCCTTCAAAAAACATTTCTTCGTTTCCTCCAGGAACGGACCTTCCGCCCCGTGGGCGACCACCGGGAAACCCAAAGTGATTTTCGCTTGATTGCGGCCACCAACCGGGACCTTGAAACCATGGTCCTCAAGGACAGCTTTCGGGAAGATCTCTATTTCCGTCTCAAGACCATTCTCCTTCCCCTGCCGCCTTTGCGACAACGCAAGCAGGACATCAAACCCCTGGCCCTGTATTTCATTGACCAGATCTGCAACATCCAGGGCAAACCCACCAAGGGCATTGACGGTGATGTGTTTGCCATCCTGGAACAATATCACTGGCGGGGCAATGTGCGTGAACTGGCCAATACCCTGGAACGGGCCGTGGTGGCCGCTGGAGAGGGAAAGACCATCTTTGCCATGCATCTGCCCCCGGATATCCGCATCAAGGTGGTCAAAAACCAACTCCAGGGCAGATCCTTGCCCGCGCCCCCATCTCCCCCGGGGACCGATCCCCTCCCTCATCCCGGGATAAGCGATCCCTGCCCACACATCCCTGCTCTGCGAGAATTTCGCTCGGACATGGAAAAACGCTACCTCCAAAACCTCATGCAGGAGACCCGAAACGACCTGAAAAAGATGCTCAAGCTGTCAGGCCTGTCACGG